A window of the Oncorhynchus mykiss isolate Arlee chromosome 15, USDA_OmykA_1.1, whole genome shotgun sequence genome harbors these coding sequences:
- the LOC110489722 gene encoding E3 ubiquitin/ISG15 ligase TRIM25-like has protein sequence MSAAMDSISCSICLDLLKDPVTIPCGHSYCMGCIKDCWNQDDLKGVYSCPQCRQTFTPRPVLKKSTMLAELVETLKKTGLQAGTPAHHYAGPGDVACDVCTGRKLKAVKSCLVCLASYCETHLQPHYESPTFKKHKLVKASTQLEEKICSHHDKLVEIYCHTDQQFICYLCTMDKHKGHDTVSAESERIERQSQLGEKQKETKQRIQKRQKEIQDVRQAVKSLRRSAQAAVGDSERIFTELIHSIERKRSEVKELIRAQEKVEVRRAKGLLKQLDQEMAELRRREGELEQLAHTEDNIQFLQSFQSLCVPPRSEHLLSITVNQHVFFEDVRKSVTELKSQLGKICSGEIAKISVKVTKVHIVPPSEPRCLPSFGTTQSGLSVGGLASHGNDTTCQKTRPEPKTREEFLEYSCPLTLDPNTAFNCLCLSEGNRKVTRRYKDQLYPAHSDRFTTYPQVLCGEGLSGACYWEVEWSGDWVDIAVSYKGISRSGPDEGLFRSSKQAWCLECDASGCSFYHNDKPTVIPVSCSTRVGVYLDHSAGTLSFYSVSDTMTLLCRVQTTFTQPLYPGFTVSRTVNILKPNKIIIAN, from the exons ATGTCAGCAGCCATGGACTCAATCAGTTGTTCAATATGTCTGGATCTACTGAAGGATCCGGTAACCATTCCCTGTGGACACAGCTACTGTATGGGCTGTATTAAAGATTGCTGGAATCAGGATGATCTGAAGGGTGTCTATAGCTGCCCTCAGTGCAGACAGACCTTCACCCCAAGGCCTGTTCTGAAGAAAAGCACCATGCTAGCAGAATTGGTGGAGACTCTGAAGAAGACAGGACTCCAAGCTGGTACCCCTGCTCACCATTATGCTGGACCTGGAGATGTTGCGTGTGATGTCTGCACTGGGAGAAAACTCAAAGCGGTCAAgtcctgtctggtgtgtctggcctcttactgtgagactcacctcCAGCCTCACTATGAATCTCCTACCTTTAAGAAGCACAAGCTGGTCAAAGCCTCCACACAACTAGAGGAGAAGATCTGCTCTCATCATGACAAACTGGTGGAGATTTACTGCCATACTGATCAGCAGTTTATCTGTTATCTGTGTACAATGGATAAACATAAAGGCCATGATACAGTCTCAGCTGAATCAGAAAGGATTGAGAGACAG AGTCAACtgggagagaaacagaaggaaACCAAACAGAGAATccagaagagacagaaagagatacaGGATGTGAGACAGGCTGTGAAGTCACTCAGG CGCTCTGCACAAGCAGCAGTGGGGGACAGTGAGAGGATCTTTACCGAGCTGATCCACTCCATTGAGAGAAAGCGCTCTGAGGTGAAAGAGCTGATCAGAGCCCAGGAGAAGGTTGAAGTGAGACGAGCAAAAGGACTGCTGAAGCAACTGGACCAGGAGATGGCTgagctgaggaggagagagggcgaGTTGGAGCAGCTCGCACACACAGAAGACAACATTCAATTCCTCCAG agtttccagtctctctgtgtccctcctcGATCTGAACACTTACTCAGCATCACTGTCAACCAACACGTCTTCTTTGAGGATGTAAGAAAATCAGTCACTGAGCTAAAAAGCCAATTAGGAAAAATCTGCTCTGGGGAAATTGCCAAGATCTCTGTAAAAG TGACAAAAGTCCACATTGTTCCACCTTCTGAGCCCCGTTGTCTTCCGTCATTTGGCACAACTCAGTCTGGACTGTCAGTTGGAGGACTAGCATCACATGGAAATGATACCACCTGTCAGAAGACGAGGCCTGAACCCAAAACCAGAGAGGAGTTCTTAGAAT ATTCCTGTCCGCTCACATTGGATCCCAACACGGCATTtaactgtctgtgtctgtctgagggGAACAGAAAGGTGACACGGCGTTATAAGGACCAGCTTTATCCTGCCCATTCAGACAGATTTACCACCTACCCCCAGGTGTTGTGTGGAGAGGGTCTGTCTGGAGCCTGCTACTGGGAGGTGGAGTGGAGCGGGGACTGGGTTGATATAGCTGTCTCATATAAAGGGATAAGCAGGAGTGGACCTGACGAGGGTTTGTTTAGAAGCAGTAAACAGGCCTGGTGTTTGGAGTGTGATGCTTCTGGTTGCTCTTTCTATCACAATGATAAACCGACTGTCATACCTGTCTCCTGTTCCaccagagtaggagtgtatctggaccACAGTGCAGGAACTCTGTCTTTCTACAGCGTCTCTGACACAATGACCCTACTCTGCAGAGTCCAAACCACTTTCACTCAGCCCCTATATCCTGGGTTCACTGTCTCTAGAACTGTGAATATACTGAAACCAAACAAGATTATTATAGCAAactaa